Proteins found in one Helicobacter kayseriensis genomic segment:
- a CDS encoding L-serine ammonia-lyase, whose protein sequence is MGSNLSIFKIGVGPSSSHTVGPMLAGNLFCELIHPQLEVIERVKIELYGSLSLTGKGHLTDLACILGLNGIKAQELTPSLKEEVLNFAMQEHKIKLASSKEISFFYEEDVVFYKDFLPLHENGMRLSAYSKDGKLICQQVYYSIGGGFIATEEELQAPAKKENVSTLQIDFSSAKDLLELCEKYQKSVAEISMEFEKQFHTQEDIEAYCLEIWKAMQESYRNGCEPTSSVLPGSLKLKRRAPELFKKHTSTTSDPLALVDSVSLYAIAIAEENGAGGKVVTAPTNGACAVVPAVLLYLEEQLKERFNSKVVIDFLLTAMAIGSLYKKNASISGAEAGCQAEIGSASSMAAGAMAMIMGATPAQVCSAAEIAMEHHLGLTCDPVAGLVQIPCIERNAFGAIKAISAARMAMSRESDPKVGLDEVILTMYQTGKDMDLKYKETSLGGLAKTFGSVC, encoded by the coding sequence ATGGGGAGCAATTTAAGTATTTTTAAAATCGGAGTAGGGCCATCTAGTTCTCATACTGTTGGCCCTATGCTTGCAGGAAATCTATTTTGTGAATTGATCCATCCTCAGCTTGAAGTGATTGAGCGTGTTAAGATTGAGTTATATGGGTCTTTATCATTGACGGGCAAGGGGCATTTGACAGATTTGGCTTGCATTCTTGGTCTAAATGGAATAAAAGCTCAGGAACTCACACCTTCGCTAAAAGAGGAAGTGTTAAATTTTGCGATGCAGGAGCATAAAATCAAACTTGCCTCATCTAAAGAGATCTCATTTTTTTATGAGGAAGATGTTGTTTTTTATAAAGACTTCCTTCCCCTTCATGAAAATGGAATGCGTTTGAGTGCTTATAGCAAAGATGGAAAGCTTATTTGTCAGCAAGTATATTATTCAATTGGCGGAGGCTTTATTGCCACAGAAGAGGAGCTTCAGGCTCCAGCCAAAAAAGAAAATGTTTCAACACTTCAAATTGATTTTTCAAGTGCAAAAGATTTGTTAGAGCTTTGTGAAAAGTATCAAAAGAGTGTGGCAGAGATTTCTATGGAATTTGAAAAGCAATTTCATACCCAAGAGGATATTGAGGCTTATTGTCTTGAAATATGGAAGGCAATGCAGGAATCTTATCGCAATGGTTGTGAGCCTACATCTAGTGTTTTACCTGGATCTTTGAAGTTAAAGCGTCGTGCACCAGAATTATTTAAAAAGCATACAAGCACAACTTCTGATCCTCTTGCATTAGTGGATAGTGTTTCTCTGTATGCTATTGCAATTGCTGAGGAGAATGGTGCGGGTGGGAAGGTCGTCACTGCACCAACAAATGGTGCTTGTGCGGTTGTCCCTGCGGTTTTGCTCTATTTGGAAGAACAGCTTAAAGAACGCTTTAATTCCAAAGTTGTTATTGATTTTTTATTGACAGCTATGGCAATTGGATCACTTTATAAAAAGAATGCCTCCATTAGTGGTGCAGAGGCTGGATGTCAAGCTGAGATTGGATCTGCAAGTTCAATGGCTGCTGGAGCGATGGCAATGATTATGGGAGCAACTCCAGCTCAAGTATGTTCTGCTGCAGAGATTGCGATGGAGCATCATTTGGGACTCACTTGCGATCCTGTTGCTGGACTTGTTCAGATTCCTTGTATTGAGCGCAATGCATTTGGAGCAATTAAAGCAATTAGTGCAGCAAGAATGGCAATGAGCAGGGAGAGTGATCCAAAGGTTGGATTAGATGAAGTGATTCTCACCATGTATCAGACTGGAAAAGATATGGATCTTAAATATAAAGAAACCTCTCTTGGAGGACTTGCAAAAACTTTTGGAAGTGTTTGTTGA
- a CDS encoding copper resistance protein CopD — MEVIYPFALVVHLFCAILFVGYLLVEAIFLTPLFRQIPSQWSQRIKEILGRIETRVMPPSFLVLILSGGMMVSQYLGGENGYFQNLGQILLGIKMILAFCILCLVVFSLSMFFIFKKPNPLRRYMHPIVLCLALVIILLAKLMFWVG; from the coding sequence TTGGAAGTTATTTATCCTTTTGCTTTGGTGGTTCATTTATTTTGTGCAATTTTGTTTGTGGGGTATTTGCTTGTAGAAGCAATTTTCTTGACCCCTTTGTTTAGGCAGATTCCCTCTCAGTGGAGTCAGAGGATCAAGGAAATCTTAGGAAGAATTGAGACAAGAGTGATGCCCCCAAGCTTTTTGGTTTTGATTTTGAGTGGCGGTATGATGGTTTCTCAATATTTGGGTGGGGAAAATGGATATTTTCAGAATCTAGGGCAAATTTTATTGGGGATTAAGATGATTTTGGCATTTTGTATTTTGTGTCTAGTTGTGTTCTCTTTATCGATGTTTTTTATTTTTAAAAAACCCAATCCCTTAAGACGCTATATGCACCCGATTGTTTTATGTCTTGCTTTGGTGATTATCTTGCTTGCAAAATTAATGTTTTGGGTTGGATAA
- a CDS encoding penicillin-binding protein 1A, translating to MFAKIKKPLLMCLIVATLIFSALLVRLYFQLQESLEKIIHYQPELATQFFDHKGRLVANVFDKELRFYANFDEIPPRMIEALLAVEDTLFFEHGGINFDAISRAMIKNVLAGKYLEGGSTLTQQLVKNIALNRDKTLTRKLKEAILSFQVERALTKEQILERYLNETFFGHGYYGVKAAAQGYFKKPLQELTLKEIAMIVGLPRAPSFYDPTRNLEFSLSRANNILERMKTLGWISEREYLASIAEVPEVYSQSLTQNKAPYVIDEALRQLSYLPNLKGGGYSIKLNIDLDYQRIAQDALVVGYERIIDRIQSRKRKTEKNTPKEEVQDTTLNGAMVVTENRTGKILALIGGIDHNKSAFNRATQAKRQFGSAIKPFIYQVAFDNGYSPASQVPDIARSFNKTFDQQSKKQNEQDIQITEEVSEGEYWRPRNYSRSFNGVVTLKSALTNSLNLATINLVESIGFERIYDNIEKLGFNHIPKDMSIVLGSLSLSPLDAAKEYSIFSNQGTMITPYLIDSVQDRFGKITTFTTQEEYITSKEQSFLVSNILEEAVAKGTGKRAKVKGIDLAGKTGTTNENVDAWFCGFSPDIQVIVWYGRDDNSPIGKYESGGIVGPPAFAYFFKNLLKLEPGLKRDFDIPKGVYKKSIGGEIFYYTKISNPSNSNKLESIQQKPIF from the coding sequence ATGTTTGCAAAAATCAAAAAACCTCTTTTAATGTGTCTGATCGTGGCTACCCTTATCTTCTCTGCCCTTCTTGTTAGATTATATTTTCAACTGCAAGAAAGCTTAGAAAAAATCATCCATTATCAACCTGAACTTGCAACACAATTTTTTGATCACAAGGGGCGATTGGTTGCAAATGTGTTTGACAAAGAATTGCGATTTTATGCAAACTTTGATGAAATCCCTCCCAGAATGATTGAAGCCCTCCTTGCAGTGGAAGATACTCTTTTTTTTGAACACGGTGGAATCAATTTTGATGCAATCTCAAGAGCAATGATCAAAAATGTTCTTGCAGGAAAATATTTAGAAGGAGGAAGCACCCTTACTCAACAACTTGTTAAAAATATCGCACTCAATCGGGACAAAACACTAACACGTAAGCTCAAAGAAGCAATCCTATCATTCCAAGTCGAACGCGCTCTAACCAAAGAGCAGATTCTAGAACGCTATCTAAATGAAACATTCTTTGGACATGGATATTATGGAGTAAAAGCAGCAGCACAAGGTTACTTCAAAAAACCCTTGCAAGAATTGACGCTCAAAGAAATTGCGATGATTGTAGGTCTTCCTCGTGCCCCAAGCTTCTATGATCCGACACGCAACCTTGAATTTTCCCTCTCTCGTGCAAACAATATTCTTGAGAGAATGAAAACACTAGGTTGGATTTCTGAGAGAGAATATCTTGCAAGTATTGCTGAAGTACCCGAAGTCTATTCTCAAAGCCTCACACAAAATAAAGCGCCCTATGTAATTGATGAGGCACTCAGACAGCTTTCTTATCTTCCCAATCTTAAAGGAGGTGGATATTCAATCAAATTAAACATCGATTTAGACTATCAGCGCATTGCTCAAGATGCATTGGTTGTAGGATATGAAAGAATCATTGATCGCATTCAATCTAGAAAACGCAAAACAGAAAAAAATACACCCAAAGAAGAGGTGCAAGATACAACACTCAATGGTGCAATGGTTGTTACAGAAAATCGCACAGGGAAAATCTTGGCACTCATAGGCGGAATAGATCACAATAAGAGCGCTTTCAATCGTGCAACACAAGCCAAGCGTCAATTTGGCAGTGCAATCAAACCCTTTATCTATCAAGTTGCATTTGATAATGGATACTCTCCAGCAAGTCAAGTCCCAGATATCGCTCGAAGTTTCAATAAAACCTTTGACCAACAATCTAAAAAACAAAACGAACAAGATATTCAAATCACAGAAGAAGTCAGTGAGGGCGAGTATTGGAGACCAAGAAACTATTCAAGAAGCTTTAATGGAGTTGTCACACTCAAAAGTGCTCTTACAAATTCCCTCAATCTAGCCACAATCAATCTAGTTGAATCAATTGGGTTTGAAAGAATTTATGACAATATAGAAAAACTAGGCTTCAACCATATTCCCAAAGATATGTCAATCGTGCTTGGGAGCTTGAGTCTAAGCCCACTTGATGCAGCAAAAGAATACTCGATTTTTTCCAATCAGGGCACGATGATTACACCTTATCTTATTGATTCTGTTCAAGATCGCTTTGGGAAAATTACAACTTTCACAACACAAGAAGAATACATCACATCCAAAGAACAATCTTTTCTTGTTTCCAACATTCTTGAAGAGGCAGTTGCAAAAGGAACAGGAAAAAGAGCAAAAGTAAAAGGGATCGATCTGGCAGGGAAAACAGGTACAACCAATGAAAATGTTGATGCATGGTTTTGCGGATTCTCTCCTGATATTCAAGTGATTGTTTGGTATGGGCGAGATGACAATTCTCCAATTGGAAAATATGAATCTGGCGGAATTGTTGGACCTCCAGCCTTTGCCTACTTTTTCAAAAATCTCCTTAAACTTGAACCTGGCCTCAAAAGAGATTTTGATATTCCAAAAGGTGTTTATAAAAAAAGTATTGGTGGGGAGATTTTTTATTACACAAAAATATCCAACCCCTCCAACTCAAATAAACTTGAATCCATTCAACAAAAACCTATTTTTTAA
- a CDS encoding DUF507 family protein, whose amino-acid sequence MKIKLQHAPYVANKIAFDLFNSTFIEEKASIERLQKTIFDTLEADIKTEIALDEKVRILLEENLEEIEFMRADERQLFWMIKKQVAQDNDFPLNWDDRYSNLAHQILNALTESKLISYSLSDNAIKNLIFKAIDSYVKLYDETEEVVLEKLKNYKRKLVAGSDEYELIFNKLYEEELKKKGYL is encoded by the coding sequence ATGAAAATAAAATTACAACATGCTCCCTATGTAGCAAACAAAATCGCTTTTGATCTTTTTAATTCCACTTTCATTGAAGAAAAAGCTTCGATTGAACGCTTGCAAAAAACGATTTTTGATACATTAGAAGCTGATATCAAAACAGAGATCGCCCTAGATGAAAAAGTGCGCATATTGCTTGAAGAAAATCTGGAAGAAATCGAATTTATGAGAGCAGATGAGCGTCAGTTGTTTTGGATGATCAAAAAACAAGTTGCTCAAGACAATGATTTTCCTCTCAATTGGGACGATCGCTATAGCAATTTAGCACATCAAATCCTCAATGCACTCACAGAAAGCAAATTGATTTCTTATTCTCTATCTGATAATGCCATCAAAAATCTGATTTTTAAAGCAATTGATTCATATGTCAAACTCTATGATGAAACAGAAGAAGTCGTTCTTGAAAAACTCAAAAACTATAAACGCAAACTTGTTGCAGGAAGTGATGAATATGAGTTGATTTTCAACAAACTTTATGAAGAAGAATTGAAGAAAAAAGGTTATCTATGA
- the carA gene encoding glutamine-hydrolyzing carbamoyl-phosphate synthase small subunit: protein MKKAYIYFENGFLLEAQSFGADGTEIGEVVFNTSMSGYQEIITDPSYAGQFVTFTMPEIGIVGTNSKDNERELPHCKGIFVRQYQNFPSNFRAQENLSNFLKQHKIMGICNLDTRGITSMIRDEGSMMAIVSTEISDPKSLQAKLQESLRIEEINYIQQVSIQKEQIHTKGTFCFSQMDFQTPCTNKTVVAIDFGAKDNILNELAQAGLNVIVKPHSFDAQEIITLFQDQKIHGVFLSNGPGDPMILKNEVKEIQKLIQAKIPIFGICLGHQLLSIAHGFPTQKLKFGHHGGNHPVKNLINGKVEITAQNHNYSVTEEILQVAEVTHRNLFDGTIEGVRYKDSPIFSVQYHPEASPGPKDSTELFQRFAQML, encoded by the coding sequence ATGAAAAAAGCCTATATTTATTTTGAAAATGGATTTTTGCTAGAGGCACAAAGTTTTGGCGCTGATGGGACAGAGATTGGGGAAGTTGTTTTTAATACTTCAATGAGTGGATATCAAGAAATTATCACTGATCCAAGCTATGCTGGACAATTTGTTACTTTCACAATGCCAGAAATTGGAATTGTTGGAACAAATTCAAAAGACAATGAACGAGAACTCCCTCACTGCAAGGGAATTTTTGTGCGTCAATACCAAAATTTTCCTTCCAATTTCCGCGCTCAAGAAAATCTCTCAAATTTTCTAAAGCAACACAAAATTATGGGGATCTGCAATCTTGACACAAGAGGCATCACATCAATGATTCGAGATGAGGGTTCAATGATGGCTATTGTCTCAACAGAAATTTCAGATCCCAAATCCCTTCAAGCAAAACTCCAAGAATCTTTAAGGATCGAAGAAATCAATTACATTCAACAAGTATCAATACAAAAAGAACAAATCCACACTAAAGGAACTTTCTGCTTCTCACAAATGGATTTTCAAACTCCATGCACAAACAAAACAGTGGTTGCGATTGACTTTGGAGCTAAGGATAATATTCTCAATGAGCTTGCTCAAGCGGGACTGAATGTCATTGTTAAGCCTCACTCATTTGATGCACAAGAGATTATTACTCTCTTTCAAGATCAAAAGATTCATGGAGTTTTTCTTTCTAATGGACCTGGTGATCCAATGATTTTGAAAAACGAAGTCAAAGAGATACAAAAACTCATTCAAGCAAAAATCCCCATTTTTGGAATCTGTTTAGGACATCAACTTCTCTCAATTGCTCACGGCTTCCCCACTCAAAAGCTAAAATTTGGACACCATGGAGGAAATCATCCTGTAAAAAATCTCATCAATGGAAAAGTCGAGATCACAGCTCAAAATCATAACTATTCTGTCACTGAAGAAATTTTACAAGTTGCAGAAGTCACACATCGCAATCTTTTTGATGGAACAATTGAAGGAGTGCGATATAAAGATTCTCCCATTTTTTCAGTCCAATATCATCCAGAAGCAAGCCCAGGACCCAAAGATAGCACAGAATTATTTCAGCGGTTTGCTCAAATGCTCTAA
- a CDS encoding autotransporter outer membrane beta-barrel domain-containing protein: MRYISLLSFAVQALFCLEGNSWSSLGITQTTKPGGAQVGDIQLEEHSTLNLITSSSPMVNEQYFDGDLTSKDANLKINLTIREASKEGYTPIYWRKPDLPAVLNAFICKNSQQNEGACSLDIAITPEAPIPINRLFNLEKGTLTVDQNVTLSIAPKGKVRSIFYSGTQGTLEFDGRFFVDLREQEGTFTDPKITGNRKVVIEHYGVSTTVNTYQKNFDVQIYGDIISAGQRLQLNFLTPNSIFEGHFDIGDSPIYFSQNIMRVSNQAQTKFNLTFLQSTNPAPQRFTLLLNNRSKSFLHATFDRTQYALLDLDISNASLYANLAYSQNSQGRGDKDNVRIALHNQGTWITNNSAFADEIFFNVLLPDQRGPIFPDQPKPDPLPPYPPLTPSGHGGNIDLRFSDFEHTPRNLQRINENNRITLTSKLISGDGGIFKLYGILNTGLWSKDNQGNTIATDQIITQNLEGKHFIQIYWDSQNLDENLLKEDLSGHRIVVAKQLTPNLQGDFIGSSASIGIYDYTTPLEREEIKDDQGNTTGFEWVIGKITEPTPSRATKTLNAIFSIPYKTFLSQTTTLHQRLGDLRNFNNIVGPYFKANYSLLHAKETVLAENSLSMYTDITLGADYGIYHNGGKSFLGASFNITPLQDLSLNHRFRGDSIAYGISIYGSTLFDNGIYTDILFKYALANHSYALNAEDFYTSSIQFSSQAFLGSFELGYKFRLPIPTPDFDHSFYYLKPQLNLIVGTILGNQALKIQHSDSFPINIHYKYAIPVQTGLSFDFGRRFNQERFMGDLFLTLGAQYTFNAGNPLYLQTPTNQAMFQQDDIFNLKLGIGGNILLSSGIRFYFETSSIFLGRIAPVFNLNAGMRIPLAKRQSKLPISQPVSPLIIYGDRFRH; this comes from the coding sequence TTGAGGTATATATCTTTACTTTCTTTTGCTGTGCAAGCTCTTTTTTGTCTTGAGGGAAATTCATGGAGTAGCTTAGGGATTACGCAAACAACAAAGCCAGGTGGAGCACAGGTTGGAGACATACAACTTGAAGAGCATAGCACTCTAAATCTTATTACATCCTCAAGCCCAATGGTCAATGAACAATATTTTGATGGGGATTTGACCTCAAAAGATGCCAACCTAAAAATCAATCTCACCATAAGAGAAGCCTCAAAAGAGGGATATACGCCTATTTATTGGAGAAAGCCTGATTTACCAGCAGTTCTTAATGCTTTTATTTGCAAAAACTCACAGCAAAATGAAGGGGCTTGTTCTTTAGATATCGCGATCACTCCTGAAGCGCCCATCCCCATCAATCGCTTATTCAATCTTGAAAAAGGCACACTCACAGTTGATCAAAATGTCACACTTTCCATTGCACCAAAAGGAAAGGTGCGTTCAATTTTTTACTCTGGCACTCAAGGAACTCTTGAGTTTGATGGAAGATTCTTTGTTGATCTAAGAGAACAAGAAGGCACTTTTACAGATCCAAAAATTACAGGAAACCGCAAAGTTGTGATTGAGCATTATGGAGTATCCACCACAGTCAATACTTATCAAAAAAATTTTGATGTCCAAATTTATGGAGATATTATTTCAGCAGGACAAAGACTGCAACTCAACTTTCTCACACCCAATTCAATCTTTGAGGGACATTTTGACATTGGAGATTCTCCCATTTATTTCTCTCAAAATATTATGAGAGTTTCAAATCAAGCACAAACAAAATTTAACCTCACCTTTCTGCAAAGCACCAACCCTGCTCCACAGCGCTTCACCCTCTTACTCAATAACCGATCTAAGTCCTTTCTTCATGCGACTTTTGATCGCACACAATATGCATTACTTGATCTAGATATCTCAAATGCTTCTCTTTATGCCAATCTAGCCTATTCTCAAAATTCACAAGGTAGAGGAGACAAAGATAATGTGCGAATTGCCCTTCACAATCAAGGGACTTGGATTACCAATAACAGCGCCTTTGCTGATGAAATCTTTTTTAATGTTCTTCTACCAGATCAAAGAGGCCCAATCTTTCCCGATCAGCCAAAGCCAGACCCCCTACCACCTTATCCCCCACTTACTCCATCAGGTCATGGTGGCAATATAGATCTACGTTTCTCAGACTTTGAACATACTCCTCGCAATCTTCAACGCATCAATGAAAACAATCGCATTACCCTTACTTCCAAACTCATCTCTGGAGATGGAGGGATTTTCAAACTCTATGGAATCCTCAATACAGGACTTTGGAGCAAAGACAATCAAGGCAATACAATCGCCACAGATCAAATCATTACTCAAAATCTTGAAGGAAAACATTTCATCCAAATCTATTGGGATTCTCAAAACCTAGATGAGAATCTTCTAAAAGAGGATCTTAGCGGACATAGAATTGTTGTCGCCAAACAGCTTACTCCCAATCTTCAAGGAGATTTTATAGGCTCTTCAGCATCAATTGGAATCTATGACTACACAACCCCACTAGAAAGAGAAGAAATCAAAGATGATCAAGGCAATACCACAGGTTTTGAATGGGTGATTGGAAAAATCACAGAGCCCACCCCCTCAAGAGCGACAAAAACTCTTAATGCTATTTTTTCCATTCCTTATAAAACCTTTCTTTCCCAAACCACAACGCTCCATCAACGACTTGGTGATCTAAGAAATTTTAATAACATTGTTGGCCCCTATTTCAAAGCAAACTATTCACTTCTACACGCCAAAGAAACCGTTCTTGCAGAAAATTCTCTGAGTATGTATACAGATATCACCCTAGGCGCAGATTATGGAATCTATCATAATGGCGGGAAGAGCTTCCTTGGTGCATCTTTCAATATCACCCCCTTACAAGACCTCTCGCTCAATCATCGTTTTAGGGGAGATAGCATCGCCTATGGAATCTCAATTTATGGCAGCACGCTATTTGATAATGGAATCTATACAGATATCTTATTCAAGTATGCTTTAGCCAATCATAGCTATGCGCTAAATGCAGAAGATTTTTATACTTCATCCATCCAATTTTCTTCTCAAGCATTCTTAGGTTCATTTGAGCTAGGATATAAATTTCGCCTTCCTATTCCAACGCCAGACTTCGATCACAGCTTTTATTATCTCAAACCTCAACTCAATCTCATTGTAGGCACAATTCTTGGAAATCAAGCACTCAAAATTCAACACTCAGATTCTTTTCCAATCAATATCCATTACAAATACGCTATCCCCGTTCAAACAGGCCTTTCTTTTGATTTTGGAAGACGATTTAATCAAGAACGATTTATGGGCGATTTATTTCTCACCCTTGGAGCTCAATACACTTTCAATGCTGGAAATCCTCTCTATCTCCAAACACCCACAAACCAAGCAATGTTTCAACAAGATGATATTTTCAATCTCAAATTAGGCATTGGGGGGAATATTTTATTATCCTCAGGCATACGCTTTTATTTTGAAACAAGCTCTATCTTTCTAGGACGCATTGCTCCTGTTTTCAATCTCAATGCAGGGATGCGAATCCCTCTAGCTAAGCGACAAAGCAAGCTCCCAATTTCCCAACCAGTCTCGCCACTTATTATCTATGGAGATCGTTTTAGGCATTAA
- a CDS encoding aromatic amino acid transport family protein, with amino-acid sequence MQKKLSWTTFDTRWMLSLFGTAVGAGILFLPIRAGTGGFWPIVLMALLVFPMTWLSHRGLSRFVCASTAADKDITHAAEEHFGRGTSLLITILYFFAIYPICLAYGVGITNTFDSFFVNQLGMEPFNRLVLAVVLVSAMMFVMTLSEELITKACNALVYPLCLVLLAFSVYLIPSWKFELLSEVPSAKDFLSVVWLTLPVLVFSFNHSPAISTFSVAMRREYGDLAPYKASQVLFRTSGMLLFFVMFFVVSCILCLDSQDFQAAREANIPILSYFANKLDNPIISYGAPLVAFLAILSSFFGHYFGAREGLNGIIRKAIKIGGNENPNLKAINIFTTCFMYVTMIVVAYLNPSILGFIEDLGGPIIATILFLMPVYAIYRVKAMEKWKNPALDAFVLITGLLAISSIVAKFFL; translated from the coding sequence ATGCAAAAAAAATTAAGTTGGACAACTTTTGACACACGTTGGATGCTGTCTTTGTTTGGAACTGCTGTGGGAGCAGGAATTTTGTTTTTGCCAATTCGTGCAGGGACTGGAGGGTTTTGGCCTATTGTTTTGATGGCTTTGCTTGTTTTTCCAATGACTTGGCTTAGCCATAGGGGTCTTAGTCGTTTTGTTTGCGCCTCAACTGCTGCAGATAAAGATATCACACATGCGGCAGAAGAACATTTTGGTCGCGGAACAAGTTTGCTGATTACAATTTTGTATTTTTTTGCTATTTATCCTATTTGCCTTGCTTATGGTGTGGGCATTACAAATACTTTTGATAGTTTTTTTGTCAATCAGTTGGGGATGGAGCCTTTTAATCGTTTAGTTTTGGCAGTTGTTTTGGTGAGTGCGATGATGTTTGTGATGACCTTAAGTGAGGAGCTAATCACAAAGGCTTGTAATGCGTTGGTATATCCACTTTGCCTTGTTCTTCTTGCTTTTTCTGTTTATTTGATTCCAAGTTGGAAATTTGAGTTGCTTTCAGAGGTTCCAAGTGCAAAAGATTTCCTAAGTGTTGTATGGCTGACTCTGCCGGTGCTTGTTTTTTCTTTTAATCATTCTCCAGCAATCTCAACATTTTCTGTTGCAATGAGAAGAGAATATGGAGATTTGGCACCTTATAAGGCTTCTCAAGTCTTATTTAGAACTTCAGGAATGTTGCTCTTTTTTGTTATGTTTTTTGTTGTGAGTTGTATTTTGTGTCTAGATTCTCAAGATTTTCAGGCTGCAAGAGAAGCAAATATCCCAATTCTTTCATATTTTGCCAATAAGTTAGACAATCCAATTATTTCTTATGGCGCTCCCTTGGTTGCATTTTTGGCAATTTTGAGTTCATTTTTTGGACATTATTTTGGAGCAAGAGAGGGGTTAAATGGAATTATTCGTAAGGCTATTAAAATAGGTGGAAATGAAAATCCTAACCTTAAAGCAATCAATATTTTTACAACTTGCTTTATGTATGTTACGATGATTGTTGTTGCTTATCTCAATCCAAGTATTTTGGGATTTATTGAAGATTTAGGTGGTCCAATTATTGCAACGATTCTGTTTTTGATGCCTGTTTATGCTATTTATCGTGTCAAAGCAATGGAGAAATGGAAAAATCCTGCTCTTGATGCATTTGTATTGATCACGGGGCTTTTGGCAATCTCTAGCATCGTTGCTAAATTTTTTCTTTAA
- a CDS encoding adenosine deaminase, translated as MKQFIETLPKIELHLHIEGTLEPEMMLHLSQKNQIPIPYQNLEEIKRAYRFQNLQSFLDVYYAGASVLCEQEDFFDLTWAYMLQCKENHVIHSEIFFDPQTHIMRGIPISRVVGGITQALKKAKEELGISSVLIACILRHLTQEEGIKALEELIPYKKDIVAIGLDSSEIGNPPSKFRELFARAKEEGFLLVAHAGEEADYTYIQEALELGASRIDHGVQCDKSEELVEFLKIHRIPLTMCPLSNYALKVTPDLTKHNLLELLRKGLCVTINSDDPAYFGGYMNTNFEAVYEALHPTKEEMRQFSLNALEASFLSYEEKEELKRKFFEA; from the coding sequence ATGAAACAGTTTATTGAGACTCTTCCAAAAATTGAGCTTCATTTGCATATTGAAGGAACACTTGAGCCTGAAATGATGCTTCATTTAAGTCAGAAAAATCAGATTCCAATTCCTTACCAAAATCTCGAGGAAATCAAAAGAGCATATCGTTTTCAAAATCTTCAATCTTTCCTTGATGTATATTATGCAGGTGCCTCTGTGCTTTGTGAACAAGAAGATTTTTTTGATTTGACTTGGGCTTATATGCTTCAATGCAAGGAAAATCATGTCATACATTCAGAAATCTTTTTTGACCCTCAGACACATATCATGCGAGGTATTCCAATCTCTAGGGTTGTTGGGGGAATAACTCAAGCTTTAAAAAAGGCAAAAGAAGAATTAGGAATCTCTAGTGTTTTGATTGCGTGTATTTTGAGGCATTTGACGCAAGAGGAGGGAATCAAGGCTTTAGAAGAGCTTATTCCTTACAAAAAAGACATTGTTGCTATTGGACTTGATAGCTCAGAGATAGGAAATCCTCCAAGTAAATTTAGGGAACTTTTTGCGCGTGCAAAGGAGGAGGGATTTTTACTTGTCGCACATGCTGGAGAAGAGGCTGATTATACATATATTCAAGAGGCCCTTGAGTTGGGCGCATCTCGCATTGATCATGGAGTTCAGTGTGATAAGAGTGAAGAGCTTGTAGAGTTTTTAAAAATACATCGCATACCTTTGACAATGTGTCCATTATCTAATTATGCACTAAAAGTAACTCCAGACCTTACAAAACATAATCTTTTGGAACTTTTGAGAAAGGGGCTTTGTGTGACGATTAACTCAGATGATCCTGCATACTTTGGAGGATATATGAATACAAATTTTGAAGCAGTCTATGAGGCTTTGCACCCAACCAAAGAGGAAATGAGGCAGTTTAGTCTCAATGCATTAGAAGCAAGTTTTTTATCATACGAAGAAAAAGAAGAGCTCAAAAGAAAGTTTTTTGAAGCTTAA